A region from the Sutcliffiella horikoshii genome encodes:
- a CDS encoding stage II sporulation protein M, with product MNVKQFIKQHRDQWKELEKLASDLHKRKHITGKNLERFHSLYQKAAQHLSYSQTYFPEEEVTSYLNGLVSKSHNLLYKDQITSWKQASDFFGHKFIGLLYEQWKFVVLAMLLFTIGGLGSYFAVLSDPLYLYSVLPGDMAQNFDPEKLGDSDGMVDAPVMSASILTNNIQVAILAFAGGITFGLLTVYVLIYNGIIVGAIAALFWHYDMTYEFWAYIVPHGMIELTAIFIAGGAGLLMGYKLFVPGEYSRGYQLKRNAKRSVQLLIGTIPLFIIAGIIEGFITPAAISLEAKYLVAGLTVIGLILYVALGSLKLRKAQLQ from the coding sequence ATGAATGTCAAACAATTTATTAAACAGCATCGTGACCAGTGGAAGGAGCTAGAAAAACTAGCATCCGATTTACATAAGCGCAAACATATTACTGGGAAGAACCTCGAGCGATTCCACAGTCTCTACCAAAAGGCAGCACAGCACCTTTCTTATAGCCAAACTTATTTTCCAGAAGAAGAAGTTACTTCGTATCTTAATGGTCTAGTTTCAAAATCTCATAATCTGTTATACAAAGATCAGATTACGAGCTGGAAGCAAGCGAGCGACTTTTTTGGCCATAAGTTTATTGGCCTCCTTTATGAACAATGGAAATTTGTCGTGTTGGCTATGCTCCTCTTTACAATAGGCGGACTTGGGAGTTATTTTGCCGTCCTTTCTGATCCTCTTTATTTGTACTCCGTTCTTCCGGGAGACATGGCACAAAACTTTGATCCTGAAAAATTAGGAGACAGTGACGGAATGGTGGATGCCCCTGTGATGTCTGCGAGTATATTGACCAATAATATTCAGGTTGCCATACTTGCATTCGCCGGCGGGATAACCTTTGGTTTGTTGACTGTCTATGTATTGATCTACAATGGGATTATTGTAGGCGCAATTGCTGCCTTGTTTTGGCATTATGATATGACATATGAGTTCTGGGCTTATATTGTTCCACACGGGATGATTGAACTGACAGCGATTTTCATAGCAGGCGGCGCTGGATTATTAATGGGGTACAAGCTTTTTGTACCTGGTGAATATTCTAGAGGCTATCAGTTGAAGCGGAATGCCAAACGTTCTGTGCAATTGTTAATTGGAACAATACCGTTGTTTATCATAGCAGGGATAATTGAAGGTTTCATCACCCCTGCCGCGATTTCGTTGGAAGCTAAGTACCTGGTTGCGGGACTGACTGTTATCGGCTTAATACTTTATGTTGCACTAGGCAGTCTTAAACTTCGCAAAGCCCAGTTACAATAA
- a CDS encoding DUF58 domain-containing protein: MNKSLKNLWGRFLFQDKGILPTSRLVLLFCLLSLTFIVLSFFVTISWPVVLLINVFFILFSLVDLVLTPSKKRLRMSRSIPGDMERGINYPVNIMVENPTEHDMKVEIKDGIPQSFSRPFPFTGMVVKNSRKQFTYYTTAPVRGEYHVTKLHLRYQSRIGLWQKQMVFEEKEMIKVIPDMTEAKQYLENAQKFLIHEGVTIRKQKSGVGEFSKIRSYVVGDDPRKINWRQTAKLQEVMTNEYEPEHGKYITILIDCGRMMGAELKKGNRLERSLEAALTVAAAALQKGDYVAVLAFSKNVKAYIPPAKGMPHLQTILKTIYNVQVDAAESNYAEVFQYLQLVQKKRSLILLFSDVKTFLHEESALIYLKRIRQRHLFFMIGVEDEILGKRAGAPVTSLEETMIKGVAQQQLLTKKREKGKWEKQGLLMVEAREERLATTAVSHYIDTMNRGLL, encoded by the coding sequence TTGAACAAATCATTGAAGAACTTGTGGGGTCGATTCCTGTTCCAAGATAAAGGGATATTACCTACTAGTAGACTAGTACTTTTATTTTGTTTACTATCTCTGACTTTTATTGTATTGAGTTTTTTTGTAACCATTTCTTGGCCGGTTGTCTTACTGATAAATGTGTTCTTTATTCTTTTCAGCTTGGTGGACCTTGTACTTACCCCAAGTAAAAAAAGACTCAGAATGTCGAGAAGCATTCCCGGCGATATGGAGCGGGGGATTAATTATCCTGTCAACATTATGGTGGAAAATCCAACCGAACATGACATGAAAGTTGAAATAAAAGATGGTATACCCCAGTCCTTTTCTCGACCTTTTCCTTTTACCGGAATGGTCGTAAAAAACAGTAGAAAACAATTTACCTACTATACTACTGCGCCTGTAAGAGGCGAGTATCATGTCACAAAGCTGCATCTACGATATCAAAGTCGAATCGGTCTCTGGCAAAAGCAAATGGTATTTGAAGAGAAAGAAATGATAAAAGTAATTCCTGATATGACGGAGGCCAAACAGTACTTGGAGAATGCCCAAAAATTTCTGATTCATGAAGGAGTTACTATTCGAAAGCAAAAAAGTGGCGTTGGGGAATTTTCTAAAATACGTTCTTACGTGGTAGGGGATGATCCAAGGAAGATAAACTGGCGCCAAACGGCCAAATTACAGGAAGTCATGACAAATGAGTATGAACCAGAACACGGTAAATACATTACCATACTCATCGATTGTGGAAGAATGATGGGGGCAGAACTGAAAAAGGGGAATCGTTTGGAGAGATCTTTAGAAGCAGCATTAACTGTTGCTGCAGCTGCATTACAAAAAGGGGATTATGTTGCAGTACTTGCATTTTCTAAAAATGTAAAAGCATATATTCCACCCGCAAAAGGGATGCCTCATTTGCAAACAATCTTGAAAACCATTTATAACGTTCAAGTTGATGCAGCAGAATCCAACTATGCTGAAGTATTTCAATACTTACAGCTTGTTCAAAAGAAGCGAAGCCTTATCCTTTTATTCAGTGATGTTAAAACATTTCTGCATGAGGAAAGCGCCCTGATCTACCTTAAGAGAATAAGACAAAGGCATCTCTTTTTCATGATTGGGGTAGAAGACGAGATATTGGGGAAAAGAGCAGGGGCTCCTGTTACCTCTTTAGAAGAAACAATGATAAAAGGGGTCGCGCAGCAACAACTATTAACGAAAAAACGAGAAAAAGGCAAATGGGAAAAACAGGGCCTCCTAATGGTGGAGGCCCGTGAAGAACGGCTTGCAACAACCGCTGTATCCCATTATATCGATACCATGAACAGAGGGTTATTGTAA
- a CDS encoding AAA family ATPase, whose product MKVELASLLEKYEERILGQHLNLKLLLSSVLAGGHVLLEGVPGTGKTQMVRTLASLLGGKFNRIQFTPDLLPSDITGSSIYNMKEGAFETLKGPIFTNILLADEINRTPAKTQAALLEAMEEKQVTIQGETFPLADVFFVVATQNPIEFEGTYPLPEAQQDRFLFKLHIDFPSLEEETAVLKQVMENKFTHTDVEPVLDMETFLSIRKEIQQVTLSESILDYMMQIVRKTRESDSIRFGASTRAGISIGRAAQAWAYLSNRNYVTPDDIKMVTKPALRHRIQLSPHTELEGATVEQIIEELVGSIPVPR is encoded by the coding sequence ATGAAAGTAGAATTAGCATCTCTTCTTGAAAAATATGAGGAAAGAATATTAGGTCAACATTTAAATCTGAAACTCTTACTATCTTCCGTTCTAGCAGGCGGGCACGTTTTATTAGAAGGAGTGCCCGGCACCGGAAAAACCCAAATGGTAAGGACTCTAGCAAGCCTTTTGGGCGGTAAATTCAATCGCATTCAGTTTACCCCAGATTTACTGCCGAGTGATATTACAGGAAGTTCGATTTACAATATGAAAGAAGGCGCATTTGAAACCTTGAAGGGACCTATTTTCACCAACATCCTACTTGCAGATGAAATTAATAGAACCCCTGCAAAAACACAAGCTGCACTTCTTGAGGCGATGGAAGAGAAACAAGTCACCATTCAAGGGGAAACGTTTCCTTTAGCGGATGTATTTTTTGTTGTTGCCACTCAGAACCCTATAGAATTTGAAGGAACATACCCGCTTCCGGAGGCACAACAAGACCGTTTTCTTTTCAAGTTACATATTGATTTTCCAAGTCTTGAAGAAGAAACCGCAGTACTGAAACAAGTAATGGAAAATAAATTTACTCATACTGATGTTGAGCCGGTATTAGACATGGAAACCTTCCTAAGCATCAGAAAAGAAATTCAACAAGTTACCCTTAGCGAAAGCATCCTGGATTACATGATGCAAATTGTCCGTAAAACGCGAGAATCTGATTCCATTCGATTCGGTGCCAGCACACGTGCGGGGATCTCAATCGGAAGAGCTGCACAAGCATGGGCTTACTTGAGCAACCGTAACTATGTAACCCCTGATGATATTAAAATGGTGACAAAACCTGCCCTTCGTCACCGTATTCAATTATCTCCTCATACGGAATTGGAGGGAGCGACTGTTGAACAAATCATTGAAGAACTTGTGGGGTCGATTCCTGTTCCAAGATAA
- a CDS encoding DUF4350 domain-containing protein, protein MKVNTAKKKGWIWFGVLVVLFTICSFFVLSQKPQEFSPYDSTSPSPNGLKAFYTYLDNELEMVRRWEQPPALLPESQGKQVLLMVEPYFTPDSKEMASYIDFMEKGNTIFLLKNNPKGFFDIRTTFVETMLPEQTINDSSGTNLVGNVYSPVRLEPGEEDEILLSDQLGDVAVKQKYGEGTLIVALTPHWLTNQDILQKDHLPLVLGLVQQDGLNNEVSILFDEYNHGDTGSSSFDVYQDWFLLLLFQGILIAIFLLWKQGKRFGPILQPREETVRFSDESLRALAAWYLKGNAYQDSLTTQAEYVKYLLQERWGIPYNREWKECAVFLHKRWKTMEDGKIDLLIHQLTQVLAKEKITKQEYLEWSKKLDILRKEVEEG, encoded by the coding sequence TTGAAAGTAAATACTGCTAAGAAAAAAGGATGGATATGGTTTGGAGTGCTAGTCGTTCTTTTTACCATCTGCTCCTTCTTCGTTCTATCGCAAAAGCCACAGGAATTCTCACCTTACGATTCAACGTCTCCTTCACCTAATGGGTTGAAAGCTTTCTACACCTACTTGGACAACGAATTGGAAATGGTGAGAAGATGGGAACAGCCTCCAGCCTTACTTCCTGAATCACAGGGAAAACAGGTATTGTTGATGGTAGAACCATATTTTACTCCCGATTCAAAAGAGATGGCATCTTATATTGACTTTATGGAAAAAGGCAACACGATCTTTTTATTGAAAAATAATCCAAAAGGATTTTTTGATATTCGAACAACCTTTGTTGAAACAATGCTTCCGGAGCAAACCATCAATGATTCCAGTGGAACCAACCTTGTAGGGAACGTTTATTCGCCTGTGAGGTTAGAACCGGGAGAGGAAGATGAGATACTTCTTTCCGATCAACTCGGGGATGTAGCCGTTAAGCAGAAGTATGGAGAGGGAACACTCATCGTAGCATTGACGCCTCATTGGCTAACAAATCAAGACATCTTACAAAAGGATCATCTCCCACTTGTTCTTGGATTGGTTCAACAAGATGGGTTAAACAATGAGGTATCTATCCTTTTTGATGAGTACAATCACGGAGACACAGGGTCCTCTTCCTTTGACGTTTATCAGGATTGGTTTTTGCTGTTGCTCTTCCAAGGAATATTAATCGCAATATTTTTACTTTGGAAACAGGGAAAAAGGTTTGGTCCGATTTTACAGCCTCGTGAGGAAACAGTCAGATTTAGTGATGAAAGCCTTCGAGCGTTAGCTGCATGGTACTTGAAAGGAAATGCCTATCAGGATTCCCTGACCACGCAGGCCGAGTATGTAAAATATTTATTGCAAGAAAGATGGGGGATTCCATATAACCGAGAGTGGAAAGAGTGTGCCGTTTTCTTGCATAAAAGGTGGAAAACGATGGAAGATGGGAAAATAGATTTATTAATCCATCAATTAACACAAGTGTTAGCAAAAGAGAAAATTACAAAACAAGAGTATCTAGAATGGTCTAAAAAGCTTGATATATTAAGGAAAGAGGTGGAAGAGGGATGA
- a CDS encoding DUF4129 domain-containing protein, producing the protein MLKEPEAREQLEEILDGQEYQVYYLDSRNTLQIWWDEFKAWLADLLSRLFPSMENTSGTAGNIMVLVIILVIVILTAFVITYLVKSNRFGRNKKNKPFQSGVELEWSFQQHVDEAKRFEEMEDYSLATRHLFLGLLLNFHERQWLEAKIWKTNWEYYDELRREQKDLAEFFFNFALLFDRATYGKQKIEKDDYLFFRDVALKWINDSHQEI; encoded by the coding sequence GTGCTTAAAGAACCAGAAGCAAGAGAACAACTGGAAGAAATCCTAGACGGACAGGAATATCAAGTATACTATCTTGATTCTAGAAACACCCTGCAAATTTGGTGGGACGAATTTAAGGCATGGCTAGCAGATTTACTTTCACGCCTTTTCCCATCCATGGAAAATACAAGCGGAACAGCAGGGAACATAATGGTTCTCGTCATCATCCTAGTAATCGTAATATTAACCGCTTTCGTCATTACGTACCTTGTAAAAAGTAACCGTTTTGGTCGGAATAAAAAAAACAAGCCTTTTCAATCTGGTGTGGAGTTAGAGTGGTCTTTTCAGCAACATGTTGATGAGGCGAAAAGGTTTGAAGAAATGGAAGACTACTCGCTTGCTACAAGACACCTTTTTCTTGGCTTACTTTTGAACTTCCATGAACGGCAATGGCTGGAAGCGAAAATATGGAAAACGAATTGGGAGTATTATGATGAGTTAAGAAGAGAACAAAAAGACCTGGCTGAGTTCTTCTTCAATTTTGCTTTATTGTTCGATCGAGCAACATATGGCAAACAAAAAATAGAAAAAGACGATTATCTATTCTTTAGAGATGTCGCATTAAAGTGGATAAATGATTCACATCAAGAAATATAG
- a CDS encoding VIT1/CCC1 transporter family protein → MNSNFNKPKGFGEILDQTFKISKYKFKDFFIILLLLVGPIYLLQAIIELAAGKSFFRQEGGGGAWYEEMIRNLELAEEASLSSNLAADMGIALVSLLVLFTYPVAQAAILFGVNHIKHNREFTVSTVVKQAFGRFFPLIGSSLLYVIIAFSIIFGFILLGVLIPIIFFAIDVIAGVIVSIVLTISLFLIGAFLLTRWSFFFGSVVLDKNSPGLTRSWRLSKGRTFKLIGLYIIFFLITTSIAVAIELSFSAFLGNSVLLGLIVSFTTLFTTLIMAVGYAVIYLDLKLRHDADDLRDLIDDYHIS, encoded by the coding sequence ATGAACAGTAATTTTAACAAACCAAAAGGGTTCGGGGAAATCCTGGATCAAACATTTAAAATCAGTAAATACAAGTTTAAAGATTTTTTCATCATCTTATTACTTTTAGTTGGACCAATCTACCTTCTGCAAGCAATTATTGAATTGGCTGCCGGTAAAAGTTTTTTCAGACAAGAAGGCGGCGGGGGAGCTTGGTATGAAGAGATGATAAGAAATTTGGAATTGGCCGAAGAAGCCTCTTTATCTTCTAATCTTGCAGCTGACATGGGAATAGCACTTGTTTCCTTATTAGTATTGTTTACATATCCTGTTGCTCAAGCTGCCATTTTATTTGGCGTAAATCATATTAAACATAATCGAGAGTTTACCGTTAGTACAGTTGTCAAACAGGCGTTTGGGCGCTTTTTCCCGTTGATTGGTTCATCTCTGTTATACGTTATCATCGCGTTTAGTATCATTTTTGGATTTATACTTCTAGGCGTACTTATTCCCATTATTTTCTTCGCTATAGATGTTATAGCAGGAGTTATCGTTTCTATCGTGCTGACTATCAGTTTGTTCTTAATCGGTGCGTTTCTCCTTACAAGATGGAGTTTCTTCTTCGGCTCAGTAGTATTGGACAAGAACTCTCCCGGGTTAACAAGAAGCTGGAGACTATCCAAAGGTAGAACATTTAAATTGATAGGACTTTATATCATTTTCTTTTTAATTACCACATCCATAGCTGTAGCAATAGAGTTATCGTTCTCTGCTTTTCTTGGAAACAGTGTTCTACTTGGATTAATAGTCAGTTTTACAACTCTGTTTACCACCCTCATTATGGCAGTAGGATACGCCGTTATTTATTTAGATTTAAAACTTCGTCATGACGCAGATGATTTGAGAGATCTGATTGATGATTACCATATTAGTTAA
- a CDS encoding nucleotide excision repair endonuclease, which translates to MIKITIPNPSVSITERQQIRTNDEPIITPINGFIDFHKIPRDQGGIYMFFNINEDLLFVGKARKLRQRIKKHFEDNVSPIKNHRDEVYRIDVCIVEDPMEREIYETYIANTLHAKYNVEKVFYK; encoded by the coding sequence ATGATAAAAATTACCATACCAAATCCTAGTGTATCCATTACGGAACGCCAGCAGATTCGTACAAATGATGAACCAATTATTACACCGATAAATGGCTTTATTGATTTTCATAAAATTCCACGCGATCAAGGCGGAATTTATATGTTCTTTAATATAAATGAAGATTTATTATTTGTTGGAAAAGCGAGAAAGCTTCGCCAACGAATTAAAAAGCATTTTGAGGACAATGTATCCCCAATCAAAAACCACCGTGATGAAGTGTATCGCATTGACGTGTGTATCGTTGAGGATCCAATGGAAAGAGAAATTTATGAAACGTACATCGCTAACACACTTCACGCAAAGTATAATGTGGAAAAAGTCTTCTACAAATAA